Proteins encoded by one window of Geobacter sp. DSM 9736:
- a CDS encoding CxxxxCH/CxxCH domain-containing protein — protein MKILRYWLKSRLWLFVLAVLLLSAGVGFALECYDCHGTRISPSSGDYRPLDASSRDTSTGGFPGNHRSHLSPPSSPSECEKCHPGSAAYTAGHRDGVISLAFSINSSPAIGSYRGGAVQFTQSSVRSRGYEFGTCSNVNCHFETTSPAWGGAPLGAPSSETCMTCHGFPPAGGGGGTAGSHEKHESYFAGGCGKCHSDHAAAESPFAHATSAGSRGIQVRPRSPEGIPEGSYSGSGDNYLPSQSESRAFGNCSDIYCHSSGAPFDKENKYRTVLWGSGELGCNGCHGNSDSTDELSGRHGKHAGGATYAFSCDRCHNETASGSSAINDRTLHVNEAKDVALKGGGNYGQDRTCTNLYCHSDAMNRPPAVEVKWSDTTPLQCDGCHRGTSANFRPMTSNGHSRLVGSQWIRKYPCTYCHAGTVASIPVSGKPPVDGGIVPGRHVNGSYSSSRHVNGARDVLINDFWKITGDRKSYAPPTYNTSTKVCDNVYCHSDGTTDPEPTRDFPWNWRKADGSRIATECNSCHGHARGSCADCHDGRRKFILDNRSTVLSVQVDWEKGEEWKSAMPMFANEGTGRPRANSHSRHLATDFSCDECHRTTIAYGGDCKACHQALSGSMGEVSHLNPLFHVNKLRDVTFKQSGPAGKNGTYNQGNKTCSGTACHTGADPAWGASVKSEVICLSCHGTYTARDFDDFGNVNKLKAQINLSEWKRTGHGRTMSNYSSGNPPANFPLNPCWYCHDNRILHNDGGNPFRLRLHNQFSNRFDKECVFCHMTGNDGECMGCHNNAGSLAPQLLNITTASHPHTSYTNGATSCVLVCHGTDATQHKTNAGTWTAEQKEDVKNQYMMMGVCLQCHDDDSNDKCNGCHDGSNPKYRLGFDPGTGYRKPVKAKASSVHFGYKHYKGFLASGGWEKDANGKVRGIWKGGKFCWDCHDPHGDTNLYMIQDYVATETDGRHGIPSPGKRKKVVFVQKNTGADYAKSNGTIDGICNVCHQTGSQHYRQDGGDGHNSSYVCTRCHEHKFTDSHGGRGSTCGTCHKSKPVPRHSGFGLPRDCTKCHAGDLNARVDVMGQFRGKSHHVQGIPANNKHCYECHWEATELGLIDIQYHEGYNYKNYTTVRDAKVDLVIYGPKVRPQSYRLYSSSEGRASAVQFTASKVSSPDIYVERKEVAKITNTCLGCHSDENNDTTPFDDCKTPRQYAWDRQSIAARYAQKQVTRWGKYSSTSVNAKFKLTKAFSAHGNAAANQGGWNSSTGTDSGLSDTRKGFPGMSSARQGVQCFDCHNSHGNTKAIGVTSSYVSYSGLRNGGNLKEVTAGKGGYKVTYFAKGKAAGDGVVNPYTTAAGQCFDCHMTEKKGDDNSTGTPWGYNSTFGATQPIKGYRDGYRFGDRNSDPYKLGMPLKTAKPIMGGHFKATNGGLKKPVMGAIEGLCTPCHDPHGVSPTLEGLQSYAVPLLKDTWLSSPYKEDYPAPNPRGTNSIAEKSWGTPKYQGRKYPNPDPEVKYSLDRNTFGTTAGTPKKMVEDDQAFAGLCLRCHPRTALLGNYTGAAGTATGANKAEWKSVERVHAAVKGWGTNKEHANPCSKCHQPHNSSLPRLMQTNCLDYRHRGDKASDGIAWSSLKALSSNGWLYYRDINDSSSRTQLRGYPIGSVLGKQSTSPEASISCHVSRFNLPFSIGAPDSDGVPASPVPTQWPNENYWNNVTPWPTPPPQ, from the coding sequence GTGAAAATCTTGCGCTACTGGCTGAAAAGCCGCCTCTGGCTCTTTGTGCTTGCGGTCCTGTTACTGTCTGCTGGAGTCGGCTTTGCACTGGAATGCTATGATTGCCACGGCACCAGGATCTCGCCATCCTCCGGTGACTACCGTCCCCTTGATGCCTCCTCTCGTGATACGTCGACGGGCGGTTTTCCCGGAAATCACCGCTCGCATCTCTCCCCCCCTTCTTCTCCGTCGGAATGCGAAAAATGCCACCCAGGCAGCGCCGCGTACACCGCCGGCCACCGCGACGGTGTCATCAGTCTTGCATTCAGCATCAACTCTTCCCCCGCCATCGGTAGCTACAGGGGTGGAGCGGTACAGTTCACGCAGAGTTCTGTACGCTCCAGGGGCTATGAATTCGGCACCTGCTCGAACGTGAACTGTCACTTCGAAACCACCTCGCCGGCATGGGGGGGCGCGCCACTCGGTGCGCCTTCGTCGGAAACCTGCATGACCTGCCACGGTTTTCCTCCAGCTGGGGGAGGGGGAGGAACCGCCGGGAGTCATGAGAAGCACGAGAGCTACTTCGCCGGGGGATGCGGGAAATGCCATTCAGACCATGCCGCCGCCGAGAGCCCATTTGCCCACGCTACGAGTGCGGGCAGCCGCGGCATCCAGGTCCGGCCCAGGAGCCCTGAGGGTATACCGGAGGGATCTTATTCCGGTTCCGGCGATAATTATCTTCCGAGCCAGAGCGAAAGCCGGGCTTTCGGAAACTGCTCCGACATCTACTGTCACAGCAGCGGTGCTCCTTTCGACAAAGAGAATAAGTACCGGACAGTCCTGTGGGGCTCGGGCGAACTCGGCTGTAACGGCTGCCACGGCAACTCTGACAGTACCGACGAACTGAGCGGCAGACACGGCAAACATGCCGGCGGCGCAACCTATGCTTTCTCCTGCGACAGGTGCCACAATGAAACGGCATCAGGCAGCAGCGCCATAAATGACAGAACATTGCACGTGAACGAGGCGAAGGATGTGGCCCTGAAGGGTGGCGGAAATTACGGACAGGACCGTACCTGTACCAACCTTTACTGCCATAGCGATGCCATGAATCGTCCTCCTGCAGTGGAGGTAAAATGGTCCGATACGACCCCGCTTCAGTGCGACGGCTGTCACCGGGGGACCAGCGCCAACTTCCGTCCCATGACCTCCAATGGGCACAGCCGCCTGGTGGGCTCCCAATGGATCCGTAAGTATCCATGCACCTATTGTCATGCGGGAACTGTTGCGTCGATTCCCGTTTCAGGAAAACCCCCAGTAGACGGCGGGATTGTCCCGGGCCGTCACGTCAACGGTTCCTACAGTTCCAGCAGGCACGTCAACGGGGCGCGGGACGTCTTGATCAACGACTTCTGGAAAATAACCGGTGACCGCAAAAGCTACGCCCCTCCCACCTACAACACCTCCACCAAGGTCTGCGACAACGTATACTGCCACAGTGACGGTACGACCGATCCCGAGCCGACGAGGGATTTTCCCTGGAACTGGCGCAAAGCAGACGGATCACGCATAGCCACCGAATGCAACAGCTGTCACGGCCATGCCCGCGGTTCGTGCGCCGACTGCCACGACGGGCGCCGAAAGTTCATTCTCGACAACCGATCCACTGTTCTTTCGGTACAGGTAGATTGGGAGAAGGGTGAGGAGTGGAAGTCGGCGATGCCTATGTTCGCAAACGAGGGAACAGGCAGGCCCCGCGCCAATTCCCACTCCAGGCACCTCGCCACCGACTTCAGCTGCGATGAATGCCATCGCACTACAATCGCCTATGGGGGTGACTGCAAGGCATGTCACCAGGCGCTCTCAGGCTCCATGGGGGAGGTGTCGCACCTCAACCCCCTGTTCCATGTCAACAAGCTGCGGGACGTGACCTTCAAGCAGAGCGGTCCCGCCGGCAAGAACGGTACCTACAACCAGGGAAACAAGACCTGTTCCGGCACCGCCTGCCATACCGGAGCCGATCCGGCATGGGGCGCTTCGGTCAAGAGCGAGGTCATATGCCTCTCGTGCCACGGCACCTATACAGCCCGGGATTTCGACGACTTCGGAAATGTGAACAAGCTGAAGGCCCAGATCAACCTGAGCGAATGGAAGCGTACCGGCCACGGACGGACCATGAGCAACTACTCCTCCGGAAACCCACCGGCGAACTTCCCCCTCAACCCCTGCTGGTACTGCCACGACAACAGAATCCTTCACAATGACGGCGGAAATCCTTTCCGTCTCAGGCTCCATAACCAGTTCAGCAACCGTTTCGATAAAGAGTGCGTCTTTTGCCACATGACCGGCAACGACGGCGAATGCATGGGGTGCCACAACAATGCTGGATCTCTTGCTCCCCAGTTGCTGAACATAACTACAGCGTCTCATCCACATACCTCATATACGAACGGCGCCACCTCCTGCGTGCTCGTCTGCCACGGCACCGACGCCACACAGCACAAGACGAACGCCGGAACCTGGACTGCGGAGCAGAAGGAGGATGTGAAAAACCAGTACATGATGATGGGGGTCTGTCTCCAGTGTCATGATGACGACAGCAACGACAAGTGCAACGGCTGCCATGACGGTTCGAACCCGAAATACCGGCTCGGTTTCGACCCCGGCACCGGGTACCGCAAGCCGGTAAAGGCGAAGGCTTCTTCCGTTCATTTCGGTTACAAACATTACAAGGGATTTCTTGCTTCCGGTGGATGGGAGAAGGACGCCAACGGCAAGGTGCGAGGCATTTGGAAAGGTGGGAAATTCTGCTGGGACTGCCATGACCCCCACGGCGACACGAACCTCTACATGATTCAGGATTACGTTGCGACCGAAACCGACGGCCGGCACGGGATACCCAGCCCGGGGAAAAGGAAGAAGGTCGTCTTCGTCCAGAAGAATACCGGAGCCGACTATGCAAAGTCCAACGGGACAATCGACGGCATCTGCAACGTCTGCCACCAGACGGGGAGCCAGCACTATCGCCAGGACGGCGGGGACGGCCATAACAGCAGCTATGTGTGCACCCGATGCCACGAGCACAAGTTCACCGACAGCCACGGAGGCCGGGGAAGCACCTGCGGGACCTGCCATAAGAGCAAGCCGGTACCCCGCCACTCCGGCTTCGGCCTTCCCCGTGATTGCACGAAGTGCCATGCAGGGGATCTCAACGCACGCGTGGATGTGATGGGGCAATTCCGAGGGAAGTCCCACCACGTTCAGGGCATCCCGGCCAACAACAAGCACTGCTACGAGTGTCACTGGGAGGCAACGGAGCTCGGTCTCATAGATATCCAGTATCACGAAGGGTACAACTACAAGAACTACACAACCGTGCGGGATGCGAAAGTGGACCTCGTCATCTACGGTCCGAAGGTACGTCCGCAGTCGTACCGGCTCTACTCCTCCTCGGAAGGACGTGCCTCGGCGGTCCAGTTCACTGCGTCCAAAGTGAGCAGCCCGGACATATACGTGGAGAGGAAGGAAGTGGCGAAGATAACCAATACCTGCCTCGGCTGCCACAGCGATGAGAATAACGACACGACTCCCTTCGACGATTGCAAGACACCTCGCCAGTACGCGTGGGACCGTCAGAGCATCGCGGCCCGATACGCACAGAAGCAGGTGACGAGATGGGGCAAGTATTCATCGACAAGCGTCAACGCCAAGTTCAAATTGACCAAGGCTTTCTCCGCCCACGGCAATGCAGCCGCCAATCAGGGTGGCTGGAACTCCTCGACAGGCACTGATTCGGGGCTTTCCGACACCCGGAAGGGATTTCCGGGAATGAGCAGCGCACGGCAGGGGGTTCAGTGCTTCGACTGCCACAACTCCCACGGCAATACGAAGGCCATCGGAGTCACCTCCAGCTACGTCAGCTACAGCGGTCTGCGAAACGGCGGCAACCTCAAGGAAGTCACCGCAGGCAAAGGCGGTTACAAAGTGACCTATTTCGCCAAAGGCAAGGCTGCCGGCGACGGAGTTGTCAATCCCTACACAACGGCTGCGGGCCAATGTTTCGATTGCCATATGACCGAGAAGAAGGGCGACGATAACAGCACCGGCACGCCGTGGGGCTACAACTCCACATTTGGAGCTACACAGCCGATCAAGGGGTACCGGGACGGCTATCGCTTCGGCGACCGGAACAGCGACCCTTACAAACTGGGTATGCCGCTGAAGACAGCAAAGCCGATAATGGGGGGACATTTCAAGGCCACTAACGGAGGCCTGAAGAAACCTGTCATGGGCGCCATCGAAGGTCTCTGCACGCCGTGCCACGACCCTCACGGGGTGAGCCCCACTCTTGAGGGACTGCAGAGCTATGCGGTTCCGCTTCTCAAGGATACGTGGCTCTCCTCTCCGTACAAGGAGGACTACCCGGCACCCAATCCCCGCGGAACGAATTCCATCGCCGAAAAGTCGTGGGGGACGCCGAAGTATCAAGGCCGCAAATACCCGAACCCCGATCCGGAAGTTAAATACAGCCTCGACCGGAACACCTTCGGAACCACGGCGGGTACACCGAAGAAAATGGTCGAGGATGACCAGGCCTTCGCTGGACTCTGTCTCCGGTGCCATCCCCGCACCGCCCTCCTCGGCAACTACACCGGGGCTGCCGGAACCGCAACGGGGGCGAACAAGGCCGAGTGGAAAAGCGTGGAGCGGGTTCATGCGGCGGTAAAAGGGTGGGGGACAAACAAGGAACACGCAAATCCCTGCTCCAAGTGCCACCAGCCACACAATTCGAGCCTTCCTAGGTTGATGCAGACCAACTGCCTCGACTACAGACACCGCGGCGATAAGGCGAGCGACGGGATAGCATGGTCATCGCTGAAGGCGCTGAGCTCCAATGGATGGCTCTACTATCGCGACATAAACGACAGCTCTTCCCGAACCCAGCTCCGTGGGTATCCGATCGGCTCCGTCCTCGGGAAGCAATCGACGTCTCCCGAGGCTTCCATCAGCTGTCATGTGAGCAGGTTCAATCTGCCCTTCAGCATCGGCGCTCCCGATTCCGACGGTGTGCCGGCTTCTCCGGTCCCGACGCAATGGCCCAACGAGAACTACTGGAACAATGTGACGCCATGGCCTACACCGCCACCACAATAG
- a CDS encoding MOSC domain-containing protein, whose product MAQVVAVSVSERKGERKHPVAEVVLQEDHGIVGDAHAGPGDRQVSLLASESIDKMRCLGLEVSSGDFAENITTEGLDLPGLQVGTLLQVGEALLQVTRIGKECHARCAIYYQAGDCVMPREGIFARVLAGGVVRPSDPLTVVPPSAGYPLNTLTE is encoded by the coding sequence GTGGCACAAGTCGTAGCGGTATCGGTAAGCGAGCGGAAGGGGGAGCGCAAGCACCCCGTCGCAGAGGTAGTTTTGCAGGAAGACCACGGGATAGTGGGCGATGCTCACGCCGGGCCGGGTGATCGCCAGGTAAGCCTTCTCGCCAGCGAGAGCATCGACAAGATGCGGTGTCTGGGCCTGGAAGTCTCCTCGGGCGATTTCGCGGAAAATATTACGACCGAAGGGTTAGACCTGCCAGGACTTCAGGTCGGCACACTTCTTCAGGTAGGGGAAGCTCTTCTCCAGGTAACCCGAATCGGCAAGGAATGCCATGCCCGCTGTGCCATCTATTACCAGGCAGGTGATTGCGTCATGCCACGAGAAGGCATTTTCGCGCGCGTTCTTGCGGGGGGCGTGGTCAGGCCTTCCGATCCCCTCACAGTAGTTCCCCCTTCAGCCGGGTATCCACTGAATACCCTCACCGAGTAA
- the moaA gene encoding GTP 3',8-cyclase MoaA, producing the protein MSLRDNCGRKINYLRLSITDRCNLRCTYCMPAGGVTKLFHSDILSYEELVSVAEAAVAIGIEKIRVTGGEPLVRRGVCSFLSKLSRIEGLRQLVLTTNGLLLEEMAGDLKEAGVQRLNISLDSLRPEVFAHITRGGDLSRVLAGISAAGRAGFPLKINMVVMRGVNDGELADFAALTLERPCTVRFIEYMPAARTDNVGSLLLPGDRILAELSSRFSLEPVERGDLGGPAREFRIKGGRGALGIITPISRHFCDDCNRIRVTSAGVARSCLFGTDSVDLKPFLHAEDRCGLDGALRRLVSIKGRGHCIGSDAISHSPFAMSGIGG; encoded by the coding sequence TTGAGTCTCCGTGATAACTGCGGGAGAAAGATCAATTATCTGCGTCTTTCGATAACCGACCGCTGCAACCTTCGCTGCACATACTGCATGCCTGCCGGCGGCGTGACCAAGCTTTTCCACTCGGACATACTCAGCTACGAGGAGCTGGTTTCCGTGGCTGAAGCTGCTGTGGCCATCGGCATCGAAAAGATCCGTGTAACCGGGGGTGAGCCCCTCGTGCGTCGCGGAGTTTGCAGCTTCCTTTCCAAGCTGTCCCGTATCGAGGGTCTGCGGCAGTTGGTGCTAACAACAAACGGGCTTCTTCTGGAGGAGATGGCGGGGGACTTGAAGGAGGCAGGGGTGCAGAGGCTCAATATCAGCCTTGATTCGCTCCGCCCCGAGGTCTTTGCCCATATCACCAGGGGAGGGGATCTGTCCCGTGTCCTGGCCGGTATCTCTGCCGCCGGGCGGGCCGGTTTTCCCCTGAAGATCAACATGGTGGTCATGCGGGGTGTGAATGACGGAGAGTTGGCTGACTTTGCCGCGCTGACGTTGGAGCGTCCCTGTACCGTCAGGTTCATCGAATACATGCCGGCGGCGCGGACAGACAATGTCGGTTCTCTTCTGTTACCCGGAGACAGGATTCTGGCAGAGCTCTCCTCGCGATTTTCCCTTGAGCCGGTGGAGCGGGGAGACCTGGGCGGGCCTGCCCGTGAATTTCGGATAAAGGGGGGGCGCGGAGCCCTCGGTATTATTACCCCCATCTCCCGCCATTTCTGCGACGATTGCAATCGGATCAGGGTAACTTCCGCCGGCGTTGCCCGAAGCTGCCTGTTCGGCACCGATTCCGTCGACCTCAAGCCGTTCCTGCATGCGGAGGACCGGTGCGGGCTCGATGGCGCCCTCCGCCGCCTCGTCAGCATCAAAGGTCGGGGCCACTGTATCGGCAGCGACGCAATCAGTCATTCTCCCTTTGCGATGTCCGGTATCGGGGGATAA
- the fdhD gene encoding formate dehydrogenase accessory sulfurtransferase FdhD, which produces MTICHTYHNGAFERHERPVVEEFPLVLHVNGREMATLIASPHDLRFLVAGFLRLQGFVERVEDFHVLSVCEDVGVANVRIRGEIPERLKPVLTSGCGTGITFNLPAAAQFAVDGTASVDPEAVFILADALAKRTEGYRAHGGIHSAAVGEKDGTLVLFAEDIGRHNTLDRIAGEALLKKIDLRGKLLVTSGRISSEMAAKASLLGLLLIASRTSPTDKAVQLCEQAGITLVGYVRGGKYTVYAGCERLVLGAPAVDDAACQRIPGVTGVILAGGSSSRMGSNKALLPYGNATLIETLHRQLDRLFDEVIVVTNSPEEYAFLPCRKVPDLSAERGVLAGIHAGAVQASCDKVFVVACDMPFLNPHLIRHMVSMAGSRDAVIPCSATGCEPLHALYTRAAVKKLEEFLVSGPRKMMEVIGLLNTSLVSSEDVARFDPAYRSFLNINTPEEYSRLVEACGQGEGGAIESP; this is translated from the coding sequence ATGACAATTTGCCATACATACCATAACGGGGCATTCGAGCGGCACGAGCGGCCGGTGGTGGAGGAATTTCCCCTCGTGCTCCACGTTAACGGCCGCGAGATGGCCACCCTTATCGCTTCCCCCCATGACCTCCGCTTCCTTGTCGCCGGATTTCTTCGGCTACAGGGTTTCGTTGAGCGGGTCGAGGACTTCCACGTGCTGTCTGTCTGTGAGGATGTTGGCGTGGCGAATGTCCGGATACGGGGGGAGATCCCCGAGCGGCTGAAGCCCGTGCTGACGAGCGGTTGCGGCACCGGGATCACCTTCAACCTTCCTGCCGCCGCTCAGTTTGCCGTTGACGGCACTGCTTCAGTCGATCCGGAAGCTGTGTTCATTCTTGCCGATGCACTGGCCAAGCGGACCGAGGGGTACCGGGCCCACGGAGGAATACACTCGGCGGCGGTGGGAGAGAAAGACGGAACCCTGGTCCTGTTCGCGGAGGATATCGGACGGCACAACACCCTGGACAGGATCGCCGGCGAGGCGCTTCTGAAGAAGATCGACCTGCGGGGGAAGCTGCTCGTCACATCGGGGAGGATCTCCTCCGAAATGGCCGCCAAGGCTTCTCTTCTCGGACTCCTCCTCATCGCCTCCCGTACCTCGCCTACTGACAAGGCCGTGCAGCTCTGCGAGCAGGCCGGAATTACCCTTGTCGGGTATGTAAGGGGGGGGAAATACACTGTCTATGCGGGTTGTGAACGCCTGGTCCTCGGAGCGCCTGCTGTAGACGATGCAGCATGCCAGCGGATACCGGGAGTCACGGGAGTCATTCTGGCGGGAGGCTCCTCTTCGCGCATGGGGAGTAACAAGGCACTTCTGCCTTACGGCAATGCAACTCTTATCGAGACCCTTCACCGGCAACTCGACCGCCTATTCGACGAGGTGATCGTTGTGACGAATTCTCCCGAAGAGTACGCTTTCCTGCCGTGTCGCAAGGTGCCCGACCTGTCTGCCGAAAGGGGAGTACTCGCCGGCATACACGCCGGGGCAGTACAGGCCTCCTGCGACAAGGTCTTCGTCGTTGCTTGCGACATGCCGTTTCTCAATCCACATCTCATCCGGCACATGGTATCGATGGCGGGATCGCGGGATGCCGTCATTCCTTGCTCAGCCACCGGCTGCGAACCGCTGCATGCCCTCTATACCCGTGCGGCTGTCAAGAAACTCGAAGAATTCCTGGTATCCGGACCCAGAAAAATGATGGAGGTTATCGGCCTGCTGAACACCAGTCTGGTTTCTTCCGAAGATGTCGCCCGTTTCGATCCGGCATACCGCTCTTTTCTCAACATCAACACGCCGGAGGAATATTCCAGGCTCGTAGAGGCATGTGGGCAGGGTGAGGGGGGAGCCATTGAGTCTCCGTGA
- a CDS encoding molybdenum cofactor guanylyltransferase, which yields MANPSSTAGVILAGGRSSRMGSNKALLPYRGGRFIEAIYRQFCEIFPEVLVVTNSPEQYDFLPCRKVADLHTGGGALAGVHAGLFHAAASAAFVVACDMPYLNPNLVRHMAGLTGEADVVVAESPHGVEPLHAIYGKNCLEAMDSALLSGRRRIVSFFTGLKVRTVPRAEVARFDPDFLSFSNINTPEEYYRLRQAERAEIAMPASARM from the coding sequence ATGGCGAATCCGTCTTCCACAGCCGGCGTCATTCTCGCGGGGGGGCGTTCCTCCCGGATGGGTAGCAACAAAGCGCTCCTCCCGTACCGGGGGGGGCGCTTCATAGAAGCCATTTATAGGCAGTTCTGCGAGATATTCCCCGAGGTTCTCGTAGTGACCAACTCGCCGGAGCAGTACGATTTTCTTCCGTGCAGGAAAGTTGCAGATCTCCATACTGGAGGAGGGGCGCTGGCGGGCGTCCATGCGGGGCTCTTCCATGCCGCAGCTTCTGCCGCTTTTGTCGTCGCCTGCGACATGCCGTATCTCAACCCGAACCTGGTAAGGCACATGGCGGGGCTTACCGGGGAGGCGGACGTGGTGGTCGCAGAAAGCCCCCACGGTGTAGAGCCGCTCCATGCCATCTACGGCAAGAACTGCCTGGAAGCTATGGATTCAGCCCTCCTCTCGGGCAGACGCCGCATCGTTTCCTTCTTTACCGGATTAAAGGTACGGACGGTGCCCAGGGCGGAAGTTGCCCGTTTCGATCCGGATTTCCTCTCCTTCAGCAACATCAATACTCCCGAGGAGTATTACCGGTTGAGGCAGGCGGAGCGGGCGGAAATCGCAATGCCTGCCTCTGCCCGGATGTGA
- the nrfD gene encoding NrfD/PsrC family molybdoenzyme membrane anchor subunit: MTAAARVIINEIKGYHRFLKFMIFLVVLGALASAVRFIFGLGATTNLNDTYPWGLWISFDVVTAVPLAAGAFTIGVVAHVFHIKRLEPLVRPAIITGFLGYSLVCIGLLLDLGQPHKGWHTLVYWNVHSPMFEVSMCVMAYTTVLFLEFLHPVSERFGWHIPLRLLRNLEVPFAVLAASISTLHQSSLGTFFLIAVDKLHNLWYNPLLPLQFWLSAIFTGLSIIIFEATMVHRYMNQPDETELLKTLTKIIPWVLGVYLAVKLYALAFLSHGRLFDRPVLTTLFLVEVLGGVVLPMILFTLERCRTDSRLQLRAATLVICGLILNRFNVSMFGMIQPDQQIYFPSLLESLVTIGIIAAHVLFFVLIAKYFPVFEHHPETVDYSIPDTFRKIDKGTNGVANEV, translated from the coding sequence ATGACAGCAGCTGCACGAGTTATCATCAACGAAATAAAAGGGTACCACCGCTTCCTGAAGTTCATGATCTTCCTGGTGGTGCTGGGAGCGTTGGCCTCCGCCGTCCGCTTCATCTTCGGCCTCGGCGCCACCACCAACCTCAATGACACCTACCCGTGGGGACTTTGGATATCCTTCGACGTCGTCACGGCAGTTCCCCTGGCGGCGGGTGCATTCACCATCGGCGTAGTCGCCCATGTCTTCCACATCAAGCGCCTGGAGCCGCTGGTCCGCCCTGCCATCATCACCGGCTTTCTCGGCTACTCCCTTGTCTGCATCGGCCTTCTCCTCGATCTCGGGCAGCCGCACAAGGGTTGGCACACCCTCGTCTACTGGAACGTTCACTCCCCGATGTTCGAGGTATCCATGTGCGTGATGGCGTACACCACCGTCCTTTTCCTGGAGTTTCTGCACCCGGTGTCGGAGAGGTTCGGGTGGCACATACCGCTGAGGCTGCTCCGCAACCTGGAAGTCCCCTTCGCGGTGCTGGCCGCCTCCATTTCAACCCTGCACCAGTCGTCTCTGGGAACCTTCTTCCTTATCGCCGTCGATAAGCTCCACAATCTCTGGTACAACCCGCTCCTGCCGCTCCAGTTCTGGCTCTCCGCGATTTTCACCGGGCTCTCCATCATCATCTTCGAGGCCACCATGGTGCACCGGTACATGAACCAGCCGGACGAGACGGAGCTCCTCAAGACCCTCACAAAGATCATCCCGTGGGTTCTCGGCGTCTACCTGGCGGTCAAGCTCTACGCCCTGGCGTTCCTGAGCCACGGCAGGCTTTTCGACCGGCCGGTTCTGACGACCCTCTTTCTCGTGGAGGTTCTCGGGGGAGTTGTGCTGCCGATGATTCTTTTCACCCTGGAGCGGTGCCGCACCGACAGCCGACTCCAGCTTCGCGCCGCTACGCTGGTCATATGCGGGCTCATTCTCAACCGCTTCAACGTCTCCATGTTCGGGATGATCCAGCCGGATCAGCAGATCTACTTTCCCTCTCTCCTCGAATCGCTCGTCACCATAGGGATCATCGCGGCCCACGTCCTCTTCTTCGTACTGATCGCGAAATATTTCCCGGTGTTCGAGCACCATCCGGAGACAGTGGATTACTCGATCCCGGATACGTTCAGAAAGATCGACAAAGGGACAAACGGCGTAGCGAACGAGGTCTGA
- a CDS encoding 4Fe-4S dicluster domain-containing protein codes for MSSGTIDFNKTNTFLIDTTKCTGCRGCQVACKQWNQLKGEKTTFFSGEGYQNPPQMSEHTFTRVKFKDYQKQGQNEFAFYKEMCMHCNEPACASVCPVGAFRKTAEGPVVYLADKCIGCRFCMVACPFGIPKYEWSKAFPLVKKCTGCYSRVRNGLQPACVTACPTAISYGTRAEMIKEAEKRLRNRPKRYFPTIYGREEAGGTSVLYLTHQPLDELGFKPVTKRPLPSYTWDALRLVPGVFLTVGGGLSLISWFSHRKERIRREEEEDGR; via the coding sequence ATGAGCTCCGGCACCATCGACTTCAACAAGACAAATACATTTCTCATAGACACCACAAAGTGCACCGGATGCCGAGGATGTCAGGTGGCGTGCAAGCAGTGGAACCAGCTGAAGGGGGAGAAGACAACCTTCTTCAGCGGGGAGGGATATCAGAACCCTCCCCAGATGTCGGAACATACATTCACCCGGGTGAAGTTCAAGGATTACCAGAAGCAGGGACAGAACGAGTTCGCGTTCTACAAGGAGATGTGCATGCATTGCAACGAGCCTGCATGCGCTTCCGTCTGCCCCGTCGGGGCCTTCCGCAAGACCGCCGAAGGCCCGGTTGTCTACCTTGCCGATAAGTGCATCGGCTGCCGTTTCTGCATGGTGGCTTGCCCGTTCGGCATTCCCAAGTACGAGTGGAGCAAGGCGTTTCCACTCGTGAAGAAATGCACCGGCTGCTACAGCCGTGTCAGGAACGGGCTCCAGCCTGCTTGCGTAACCGCCTGTCCGACTGCCATATCCTATGGTACCCGCGCAGAGATGATTAAGGAGGCGGAGAAACGCCTGCGCAACAGGCCTAAGCGCTACTTCCCCACCATCTACGGGAGGGAAGAGGCCGGCGGGACTAGCGTTCTTTATCTGACCCACCAGCCTCTCGACGAGCTCGGATTCAAGCCGGTAACCAAGCGCCCGCTGCCGTCCTATACCTGGGATGCGCTGCGGCTTGTCCCCGGCGTCTTCCTGACCGTCGGCGGAGGGCTTTCGCTGATCTCCTGGTTCAGCCACCGGAAGGAGCGCATCCGGCGCGAAGAAGAGGAGGACGGTCGCTGA